The Etheostoma spectabile isolate EspeVRDwgs_2016 chromosome 4, UIUC_Espe_1.0, whole genome shotgun sequence sequence GAGAATGGCCGGATTGGAAGCATTTGAGGTTTAGGACCAGTACCAAGCTTGACAAGGAAGATGGCGCTGTCCAGGTGAGCAGCCTCGTATATACCATGGGAAACGAGTCggaaaacatcaacaaaattgGAAGTGGAAGATGGCAAAGATGACTTTAACCTACAAGGATGACTTTGACCTGCGAAGATGACTTTAACCTAGTTCTAGCAAAGTTCAATGAATATTTTGTGCAAGACGGGATGTTATTCATAAAAGAGAAGGGCGGGAGAAAAAGCGGAGACTTTCATCACAACTCTATTTGAGCGACTTCGGCGCAACTGGAGAAGAGAATATCCACAACAGCGTTGCTGTCGGGATtggatattattatattattatattggaTAAGGATCTCTCACGTAAGCTGCAGTAAACCAAGGACTTAACGCTCGCGATGACCGTGGAGACTGTCCGGCAATCTGAAGAGGTGTCTTCACAAGTCAGCATGCAGAGAGAGAGCATCCTCATCTGTGCGGTGGCCTGGACTTTCTTCCGAGATAAACAAACTTGTGATATCATGCCAGCAGTGTGGTGACCTGAAAagaattcaacaaaaacaacctctCATCTCCACAGCAGTTCCTGAGCAACCCTGGAAGAGGGTTGCAATGGATCTCTGTGATCATAAACGCCAAAACTACCTGGTGATTGTAGATTACTACTCCAGATTCATCGAGATTTCGCATCTGACCTCGACGACGGCTGGACAAGTCATCCAGAagctaaaaacagtttttgcaAGGTATGGAATTCCAGATGAAGTGGTGCGTGATAATGGTCCCAAGTTCTCCAGTTTAGAGTTCCATGAAGTACCCAGGCAGCTAGACTTCAAACACTGCACCTCTAGCCCTGATCACCCGCAAGGTAACGGACACGCAGATCGCCAAGAAAATCCTCAAACAGGAAGATCCTGTGATGGCCCTGATGAGCTATAGGTCTACTCCATGCTCCACTACGGGCTTTAGTCCAGCCGAGATGTTAACGGGGAGGCGAATAAGGACCACTCTGTGGAGAAAAACCTTACTCCAAAATGACCCAGCTTGGCAGCTGTGAAAGAAAAGGACCGGCAGGAAAAAGCCAAACAGGCCCAGTAATGACCGCCATACAGCCAAACTCTTGCATACCCTGCAGACAGGAGATGTTGTATTCTCTAAGTTGGATCATGAGAAATCATGGTCTTCACCTGCAGGGATCTTGAGTAACAGCAGCACTCCATGATCTGCTGAAATCGCAGTCAACTTCAACCTAGGCCGACATCGGCCTTGCCCTGTGAGGTGACAGAAACAAGCACCCACTCTGACAGTGCCGCCGTGTTAGAGACTACTCCTGTCAGTCAGAGTGAGGCAGCACCCTTAAACCTTCTTCTCAATCTGACTGTGACAAGATCTGGACGAGTTTCCAAACCAGTCACCAGGCTTAACCTGTAGATCTGTGATGGTTTGGGATAGTAGGGACGGTGGAAGACTGAGTATTGCCACTgatgtttataatgtttaaattCAGGTTACTGAAATTAAGGTGGTGATTTTAAGTTAGGAAAAAGTAACAGTACCACTCCAGTATATGGGCTACCTTGAAAAGGGTCCAGTATGTATTGGTATGGCCATTTTTCCAGgttgtgaaaaagaaaacagggaAAGATGTCATATGAGGATGTGTTACGTGATGTTATGTGATCTCTCCATAGTCTTGCATGTTATCGCAAGTGTGAGTTGTGAATATACCTCCGACAACTGCATGTGCTCAATGAAGGACTAGCTCCAGCTAAAAGAGTACTAAGGCTTTGGGATTGTCATTTTACAGTTTGCAAATTGGGGGACTGATGATTAGCTTGTTAGCTAACAGGATACATCATGTAAATTAGACAGCTTTTGAGTTGTtagaaagttgttttttgtcaccCTATAGAGGCATGGTTCTAGATCCACCATCactggtccagactgaaatatttcaataaCTTTTCATTGTATTTCCATGGCCTTCTCAAGATTAATTGCAAACATTTTCAGGATGCACTTATATTTTATCTAGCGCCGTCATCAGATCAAATGACTCTTTTTGGGTTTTGTGCTAGGCTAAATTCATTCTGGAGCCATCCTTTTACTGGACATACAGAGATGAAATCCATCCAAAATATCTAACTCTGTAGAAAACAAAGAACAAGATGTATCTAAGATGTTGTTGTTCCTCTGAGCATTTGCGTCAGTGATCCTACTCATAATTTATGGATGCCACATGTAACATTCAGAACGAACTCAACCACTTTCAATGAATTTTGAAAATATTGTGAgggtaaaagtactaatactacaATGTTGAATCTTTTTGCCGTATATAGCCTCTAAAACACAGCTATAAACCTACAGAATCACATGATAAACCACTGGAGGCTTCTGATGGCATCAGCATGTCCTATTTTACTGACTCCAACCTCGTCTGCACCTTCCGACAAAATCAATATGTACATGTCAtaatgacacaaaacaacagtAAAATTCAATTTAGCATTTAAAGAGACAATAATATTCACATTTGGTGTTCACTCTTTAAAAATGGCAAATCAAAGATTTACCAGCTTTTAAGTAAATGAAGTAGATTTTAAAGATCATAAAAACTGTTCACATTGGTTTTGTTACCACCAcaagaaaaatattgaaatatgtCCAACACAATGACaagaaacttattttttttcctctccatatATCACTATgatagtttaaaaagaaaacatcaacacacactgtCGTTCTATCTACATCTTTTCACTGGCCTTGGCCCCTGGTACAGAAAGGTAGGGAAAACATTTCGTATAAAAAACGATGTGcaaaaagttgttttcttagGTCCCTCTGATGGAAAACAATGTACAGAAATAATGTCAATATCTACATAACCTTTGCTCTTCCCATTTTAGATTCTAGGATTACTGTGCGCTTGCGGTGACTCGTCACATTTGTGCATCGGTTTGATTTAAAACGAGTTACTGCATTTGATGGACACTTGACAGAAAGCGCACACAACACTCTCATTGTCATATTAAAACTAGCTTGAGGTATTATTGCACATTTTCCCGAACTGCAGACCTGGAATCAGTAGATTTCAGATTTACTTACACCTGTTTTTAATGGAATGTCAACGGTGACTTGAGCTCTGTCAGTCCTGACCGTGCAGAGTGATGCCGCAGCAGTCTGGACAACCTAACGTAAAGTTGACTTGAGGTGtatcttcttttctttgaaattgtCTCCACACAGTCAACAGAGTTCAGTAAACATGCATAAGCTTTTACCTGGGTAGGTAGATCTGTAAACATCCTGCCAACAGTAAATACACCAGCAGGAATAGGGAGCCATGAGCCAAAAATCTTATGCTGCAATCACGCTGTGTCAGCAGACAAGTAACaatgggagagagaaaaaaaactgttattatGACTTTACACAATTTTagtgcttttttccccccagggtgtcgattcaattcaattttatttatagtatcaattcataacaagagttatctcgagactctttacagatagagtaggtctagaccactctatgatttgcaaggacccaacagttcttgtAGTTCCcttcagagcaagcaacagtggcaaggaaaaccTCCtgttagggagaaacctgggacagacccaggctcttggtaggccgTGTCTGACGGGTTGGGGGTATAATATATGGTACACATGCCCATTCACTCAGCTAGatgtattgttttaattgtGTGGTTTCTGTGTTGGTCATGGTCACACAGCGAAAAAAACTTCAGTCGTCATGGCAAATAACTGCGTTTTTACAAACCCATCAGACTGTGTCCGTAACACAATTTCTATGAGCTCCTTTTCCTTATCCGAATCTAACTCTTTCTCATACCTAAATGACACATTAGGCAGATTACCAGTCCTTGATGAGGACGGgcatgaggacatgaggacgGTCTGCTGAATCAATTGTATTGGTTTTAATAGTGGATTTTATATCAAAGCATTTGCAAATGGTGGGGACTTTCAAACGGTTTTACCACTGATTACTTCTTTAGTTCTTTTCAAAGAGTCGGACATATTGTAGCTGATACTTCCAACTCAGAGGTCGGCATGTTTTCTAACTTAGGTGCATGTAAGAACGGTCTAAATGGGAATAAACTCTGACCGAAACACAACAGTAGCTGATATTACAGATTAAAGCCGTGGTCGAAATCCTCTGCAAACCTTTGTGGCACATTGTTCCCCATCCCTGATCAACACTGCTTCACTAGTGTTTCACAACCAAGTAAATCAGGTCacgttatttttttcattttagttaCAAAAGCTCCCATCGACTGATATTCTAATTGTAAACAGAGTTTCTATAAAAACCATTCAGGATTTGGTATCAAATCTCAGATGTCATTGTCTGCATTGCTACAGTTGATGTGTTCTGTGACCCTGATGTAAAAGTAGTCGTTTGTGATGTAGCGTTAATGCACAGCCAGGTACATCGGGCAGAACTGTATTGCTCCCCGACAAGTCATGGACTGTTTGAGGATTTGAGTCTGAACCCCAATTGTAATTTTGTcaaagattttttaaaataaatgtagtacAAGATGTAGTAGGAAACGTGACGCAAACATACACGCTCATCTGacctttttcagttgtttgtctTTACAAGCGGAGTGCTGTACAGTGGTGACACAGCCACACATAAAGCTATCAGTTGAGGTGATGTACAGTGATGACAGTGAagttccctctctctcacacatttgTTAAAGGAACAGTCTGACATTTCGTCTTCTAGTTCTCTGTCGTTCCCAAAGTCCCATGAGAAGATGGATATCCGTTTCTTTTTTGTGCTTCAAGTACAGAGATGAGGACCCTGTTCTTTGTAAGTGGATAACTAAAGACAGACCCCTTCCAgtctttgtttttaaccaagCCAAACACATCCTTGACCTCTCCCTGCACtggataaaaaagacaaaactaatatccatcttctcatctgactttggaaaagaaaacaagagaatTTACTAAAATATCGTATTGTTAGCttaacatcacacacactcacacagagttACAGTTAGACGTGGTGCCCATGCAGTTAGACGGTGGTGACCGTCAGCAGGGAGCTGGTACACAGCGTATCCTCATGGTTGTTCAGCCTTGTCCCATGAGTCAGCAGTTCCTCTACTGTCGTCCAATCATCCAAGAGCTTCCTGTTTCTCAGACGACTCAGCTTCCTCTGACTCAGCTCCAGGAACGTGTTGCACCTCCCTTCTGCAAAAGCTCCGCCTCCTCTGCTGTCCAGCACACCTTCATCTCCAGCAGAGGCTCCTCCTCCCCCGGTGATGGCTCCTCCCCTGATGATGGCGTCTCGTATTGTCCCTCCTCTggcctgcagctgctgctgcctctgctCACGGGCCAGCAGAAAGTGTTCCCTTCTCTCCATTCGACTCCAGTACCGGCCCATCAGCATGTCGGTATTGGTCTCCTCATCTGTGCTCATCCCACTGCGTTCGTCGGCCAGCTGGGACGCCCGGTCTCTCAGGAGCTGGTTCCTGGAGATCCGTGAGGTTGGGTTGGGTTTGGAGCTTGGATTAAGTTTTGGCTGCAAACCAGAACTAGGATTAGGATTTGAACATGCATTCAtttgtcctttctttgcatCCCACCCAGCAACAGAGCAAGCCCCTGTGTGGCCCTCCAGGGTGCTGTAGAGACCTCTGCCTCCCCCACCAATCTGGGACTGACGGATTGCTGGTTTCGGCCAGGTGTCGTTGACATCTCCAGCCTGAGGAGGTTGGACCAGACTCTGGAGGTGCTGCTGCTCTCTGGCTCGGCTTCTCACCATCTCTTGCTGCCGCTCTCTGTCCATTTCCTCTTGAATCTGTGCCTCCCTTTCTAGCTTTTTCTCttgcatttgctttttttgttccaGTTCCCTCTCAATCTCTCTGTCCCTTTCTGTCACCAGTTGCTCGGGCATCAGGCTTCTTTCTTGCGAGTGCCACCAGTCATGGTGAGCGATCTGGGCGTTAGGGTTGTTACTGTAGCATCGCTCATGGGTGCTGGCACCCCTAACATGCCCCAAAGCGGTGGGGTGTTGTTGTGGTGAGAGAGCCAAGCCTGCTGGGTGAGATGCCAACACACCAGGCACTAGCTCACCTTCTTCTGGCAGACCCGATGGCAGGACATTATGTGGCTGGACACCTCCACAGTGGTACAGGGTTTCTGCACAGTAGGAGGGGGAAGCTGGGTGGCTTGCTCGCCGGCGGTATTCCTGCGGAGGAGGGCGATGGTGCAGAGTACGGCTTCTCCTCAGCATCCCCACTGAACTGGAGCCCTGGTGGGTCTGTTGCAT is a genomic window containing:
- the LOC116687959 gene encoding uncharacterized protein LOC116687959 gives rise to the protein MGCWLSGPWMGDQTVSGRSLANLSQRDALRILAASQRPITMQIKGQRGCGTEADRGIWEPLPLNLQHLNLPLPLMGAGLNASSPSYQDRHYYSHLSLPQDHCEGGRYGYLSSSPRDTVDISHQDPELTGRGQKGQNCLMRCCNTNLEEHNGCHSQTDDEDFMLEKPLGFMPLHHELDSGLGWTDGSLHQGDLSGLETEEGGLEDCHSHGALAQGGCGGFGGGGSPSSESFISSELSDSGFYSVSTGEFRHFQRMLEKRMRMYNARLQHQGEPCERRERRDSCPKSHRELLEAIPEALTMQPQCQHLQLEIEDGTGPIMDLPPCGLFRVSSVQFHKADRPCLNRHSSSSGALFNPSHAHAAVSRMTAPALSTCSTPSSHRRSLVPMQQTHQGSSSVGMLRRSRTLHHRPPPQEYRRRASHPASPSYCAETLYHCGGVQPHNVLPSGLPEEGELVPGVLASHPAGLALSPQQHPTALGHVRGASTHERCYSNNPNAQIAHHDWWHSQERSLMPEQLVTERDREIERELEQKKQMQEKKLEREAQIQEEMDRERQQEMVRSRAREQQHLQSLVQPPQAGDVNDTWPKPAIRQSQIGGGGRGLYSTLEGHTGACSVAGWDAKKGQMNACSNPNPSSGLQPKLNPSSKPNPTSRISRNQLLRDRASQLADERSGMSTDEETNTDMLMGRYWSRMERREHFLLAREQRQQQLQARGGTIRDAIIRGGAITGGGGASAGDEGVLDSRGGGAFAEGRCNTFLELSQRKLSRLRNRKLLDDWTTVEELLTHGTRLNNHEDTLCTSSLLTVTTV